The Erwinia sorbitola nucleotide sequence CTTACTGTTAATTTCGTAAGCGCGCTGAGTCTGGATCATGCTCACCAGCTCTTCCGCCACGTTAACGTTCGACGTTTCTACATAGCCCTGATACAGCGTACCTGCACCGTTGTTGCCCGGGTTACTTTCCGTTGGCGCACCGGATGCCTGGGTTTCCTGGTAAAGGTTCTCGCCCATGCTTTCCAGACCGGCATCATTGATAAAGGTACTCAGCGTCAGCTGGCCTACCTGTACCGGATTGGTCTGGCCCTGCTGGGTGACGCTTACCACACCGTCACGGCTGATAGTCATACTCAGTGCGTTAGGTGGAATTGTGATTGCAGGCTGTACCGGGAAACCGCCGTTGGTGACCAGCTGGCCATTCTGGTCAGTCTGGAATGAACCATCGCGGGTATAAGCCGTGGTGCCGTCCGGCATCTGTACTGAGAAGAACCCCTGGCCGCTGATCGCCACATCTTTCGATGAGTCGGTCTGAGACAGGTTACCCTGGTTGTGCAGACGTTCAGTCGCCACCGGGCGCACACCGGTACCAATCTGCAATCCGGAAGGCAGCGTGGTCTGCTCAGATGACTGTGCTCCCGGCTGGCGCAGGGTCTGATACATCAGGTCTTCAAATACTGCGCGCTGACGTTTGAAACCATTGGTACTGACGTTTGCCAGGTTGTTGGCAATAACGTCCATATTGGTCTGCTGGGCGTCAAGGCCGGTTTTGGCAATCCAAAGAGAACGGATCATGTGTTATTCCTCTACTCAGCTCATGGAAAGAAGCTGGTTGGCTTTCTGTTCGTTTTCATCGACGCTGGAAATGACTTTCATCTGCATCTCGAAACGACGGGCGTTGGCGATCATATCCACCATGGTTTGCGTCGACTTCACGTTGCTGCCTTCCAGCACGCCCGGCATCACTTTCAGCGTCGGGTCGAGCGGTAAAGTGGCACCGCGTTGCGCCACGGCGCTGGCGGAAACACGGAACATACCGTCGTCACCGCGCGTCAGCTCATTGCCCGTGGCTTTTACCAGTTTGAGCTTGCCGAGCTGTACCGTGGCATTCGGAGCATCACCCGGGTTCAGCGCAGTAATCGAACCGTCAGCCGCGATGGTGAGTTCAGCGCCCTGCGGAACCGCAATCGGCCCGCCGTCGCCCATCACCACTTTGCCCTGTACGGTAAGCTGCCCGGCGGGGCTGACTTCCATATTCCCGTTGCGGGTGTAGGCTTCGGTGCCGTCGGCAGTCTGCACTGCCAGCCAGCCGTCACCCTGCATCGCCACGTCCAGAGAGCGCTCGGTATAGTCCAGCGCCCCCTGAGTCATATCTGCTCCCGGCGTAGATGCCGTGACCAACGTACGGGTAGGCAGTGATAAACCTTCCACCGGTACCGCGCGCGCGGCATTAAGCTGCGCACGGAAGCCAGGGGTTGCGGCATTGGCCAGGTTGCTGGCCGTCACTGCCTGCTGATCGAGGGTCTGACTGGCAGCCCCCATTGCGGTATATATTGCGTGATCCATTGAACGCCCCTGTTAACCGAATTAACGCAGGTTGACCAGCGTGTTAAGAATCTGGTCCTGAGTTTTAATCGTCTGCGCATTCGACTGATAGTTACGCTGCGCCACGATCATATTCACCAGCTCTTTACTCAGGTCAACGTTGGAAGACTCCAGCGCACCAGCGGTCAGCGTACCGAGGTTACCGGTACCGGCCACGCCGGTCAGAGCCTGACCTGATGATGCAGTTGCAGACCAGACGTTATCGCCCTCAGACTTCAGGCCTTCAGGGTTAGCAAAGTTAGCCAGTACGATCTGGCCCAGCACCTGAGTCTGTTCATTGGAGTAGGTTCCCACCAGAGTACCGTCGTCATTGATCTGGTAGCTGGTCAGATCGCCAGGCTTGTAACCGTCCTGAACCGGGTTACCGAAGGTGCTGGTGCCGGTGTTCTGTTGCAGGCTGCCGGTGATATCCACAGTCATACCGGTTTTAGCCAGCGCACCGTTGAGTGCCCCCATATCAAAGCTGATTTTGGCGTTAGCCGGTGTCAGCAATGTCCCCGTCGGGCTGAATTCCATAGCGGTTGCTGTACCCGTGGTGCCGGTAGTGGCATCAACCGGAGTTGCCGTCCACTTGTTATCAGCCGTCTTGTTGAAGTACAGATTGACGATGTGCGCGTTGCCCAGCGCATCGTAAGTAGTCATCGCTGACTTGGCGTTGTAGGTCGTCGGGTCGGTGATATCTAAATCCGCGAGAGGTTTAACGCTGTCCGTGGAGTTCAGGTTGGTTGTCATGGAGACCGCAGTGGTGGCCTTGGCTGACATGGACGTCGTTGGTACGCTCAATGCTACCGGGTTAGCACCGGTCTGCACGGTTGGCGGTGTGCCCGTTGCCGGATAGCCGGTCAGCTGCAAGCCCTGCATATTGACGATGTTACGATTGGCATCCAGCGTGAACTGGCCGTTACGGCTGTAGTACACCGCGCCGCTGGCATCGCTCAAACGGAAAAAGCCCTGCTGGCTGATCGCCACATCAAGGCCGCGGCTGGTGGTGGTGGTGGTACCGTCGTTAAAGTCCTGTACCACGGCCGCAACCTTAGTACCCATACCCACTTTAGAACCGGCAAACATATCAGCAAACGCCACGGTGCTGGATTTAAAGCCCGCTGTTGCGGAGTTGGAAATGTTGTTACCAATAACGTCGAGGTTGCTGGATGCTGCGTTTAAGCCGCTGACCGCTTGTGAAAAGCCCATGTTGTCACTCCTGAAGCATAAATTAGTGGATTAAATAATCTGACGTACGTTATCCAGGGTGGTAGTACCCATGGTGCCAAGGTCAAGTACAGCCCCTTTCGCGTTGCTGCTGACGCCGCTCACGTAGGCATAATTCAGCGGCTGCGCAACCAGCTGGCCGGTGGCATTGCTGGCGCTAATTGAAACTGTGTATTTACCATCGGCGGCAGTGGTGCCATCGGCGGCTTTACCATCCCACTGGAAGGTATGCACACCGGCGCTCTGCGCACCGAGGTCAATGGTCTGAATAACCGCACCGCTGGCATCTTTAATCGTGGCGGTGGTACTGGTAGAAGCCTGCCCCAGCTCAACGCCAAATGGCGTTGTGGTGCTGGTTCCCACCAGAATTTGCGAGCCATCGACCATCACGCCGTGACCGATAAGGGTCGACGCCTGTAAAGACTGGCCGGAGGTAATCTGTCCGGAAATCGATCCCAGAGTGGTGTTCAGCTTCTCAATACCGCTCAGGGTATTGATCTGCGCCAGCTGTGAAGTCAGCTGGCTGTTATCCATCGGATTGGTCGGATCCTGATTCTGCAACTGGGTCACCAGCAGCGTCAGGAAGTTACTCTGTAAATCCGCCGCTGACGTGTCAGAAGAGGAGGAAGACGATTGCAGCGTTGTGGTGGCCTGCTTTTCATTTACACCAACAGCAATACTCATCGGGAAGCTCCTTATTGACCCATGGTTAAGGTTTTCAACATCATCTGTTTAACGGTGTTTAAAACCTCAACGTTGGCCTGATAACTGCGCGAGGCTGACATGGTGTTCACCGTTTCTCCTACTACATCCACGTTGGGCATTTTTACGTAACCTTTGGCATCTGCCATCGGATTGCCCGGCTCATAGACCAGACGCGCAGGAGCCGGATCGTCGATAACCTGTGCCACTTTCACACCGCCCGTAGGCGATCCCGGAGCTGCATCCGTTTGAAACACCACCTGCTTCGCCACATAGGGCTGACCATCCGGCCCGGTAACACTGTCGGCGTTGGCCAGGTTACTGGCGCTGACGTTAAGACGCTGTGACTGTGCAGCCATTGCCGAACCGGCAATATTAAAAATATTCAAAAGTGCCATAACTTATTGCCCCTGTAGCACAGACATCATGCCTTTAATCTGACTGCTGATAGCCATCAAATCCGTCTGATATTTCAGACTGTTATCGGCAAACTCTGTACGTTCGCGATCCATATCCACCGTGTTTCCGTCCAGCGCTGGCTGGTCAGGAACGCGGTACATCAGATCCATCGAAGGAGGTTGAAGATTTTCCGCAGGAATATGGCGTGCCGACGTCACCGCCAGCGACAGTCCGGAACCCTGCGCCCGCCCCTGTTCAAGCACCTTATTCATCTGGCTGGCGAAATCGATATCGCGTGCCTGATAACCCGGCGTGTCAGCGTTGGCGATATTGGATGCCAGGATCTCCTGTCGCTGTGCACGCAGGTTCAGGGCTTCGGTATTAAACCGTAGTGCTGCGTCCAGTTTGTCGAGCATGCTTCCTCCGCAAGTGAGAATTTAGAGCTGACAGCATAAGCTCGGGGGGGAAAGGCCTATCGTTTGAATAGCGCTAAAAAGCGTCGCTAATTTGCGCCTTGACAAAATACGTTTACGGGTAGAATCGGTGTCATGATGAAATTGAGGGGATCTCAGATGCGAGGATACACAGGACTACTGGCGGCTTTACTGGCACTGATAAGCGTCTCAGCCAGCGCCGTCGACCTGAACGCACAGCTCAATGAGTTTTTTAAGAATCGCTATGGGCAAAGCGGACAGTCTGCCGATAACCTCACTGTGGTGGTGAAGACTCCGCAAAACATGTGGCCTGCCTGCGAGCAGCCGCAGTTCTCACTGCCAGGCAACAGCCGCATGTGGGGCAATATCAGCGTCGCCGCCAATTGCGATCAGAACCGACGTTATATTCAGGTGCAGGTGCAGGTTACCGGCCAGTATCTGGTAGCAACCCGCCAGGTAGTACGCGGCGCAGCCATTGCCGCCACCGATATGCGTATGGAGCAGGGCCGACTGGATACCCTGCCCGCACGAACGTTGATGAATGTCGATGAAGCGGTGGGTGCCATCGCCCTGCGCGATATCAATCCTGGTCAGCCAGTGACCATGACAATGATGCGCCAGCCGTGGCAGGTAAAAGCCGGTCAGATGGTCACCGTTACCGCCAGCGGCAACGGATTTAATATCAGCAGCG carries:
- the flgG gene encoding flagellar basal-body rod protein FlgG gives rise to the protein MIRSLWIAKTGLDAQQTNMDVIANNLANVSTNGFKRQRAVFEDLMYQTLRQPGAQSSEQTTLPSGLQIGTGVRPVATERLHNQGNLSQTDSSKDVAISGQGFFSVQMPDGTTAYTRDGSFQTDQNGQLVTNGGFPVQPAITIPPNALSMTISRDGVVSVTQQGQTNPVQVGQLTLSTFINDAGLESMGENLYQETQASGAPTESNPGNNGAGTLYQGYVETSNVNVAEELVSMIQTQRAYEINSKAISTSDQMLAKLTQL
- a CDS encoding flagellar basal body rod protein FlgF — its product is MDHAIYTAMGAASQTLDQQAVTASNLANAATPGFRAQLNAARAVPVEGLSLPTRTLVTASTPGADMTQGALDYTERSLDVAMQGDGWLAVQTADGTEAYTRNGNMEVSPAGQLTVQGKVVMGDGGPIAVPQGAELTIAADGSITALNPGDAPNATVQLGKLKLVKATGNELTRGDDGMFRVSASAVAQRGATLPLDPTLKVMPGVLEGSNVKSTQTMVDMIANARRFEMQMKVISSVDENEQKANQLLSMS
- the flgE gene encoding flagellar hook protein FlgE, which codes for MGFSQAVSGLNAASSNLDVIGNNISNSATAGFKSSTVAFADMFAGSKVGMGTKVAAVVQDFNDGTTTTTSRGLDVAISQQGFFRLSDASGAVYYSRNGQFTLDANRNIVNMQGLQLTGYPATGTPPTVQTGANPVALSVPTTSMSAKATTAVSMTTNLNSTDSVKPLADLDITDPTTYNAKSAMTTYDALGNAHIVNLYFNKTADNKWTATPVDATTGTTGTATAMEFSPTGTLLTPANAKISFDMGALNGALAKTGMTVDITGSLQQNTGTSTFGNPVQDGYKPGDLTSYQINDDGTLVGTYSNEQTQVLGQIVLANFANPEGLKSEGDNVWSATASSGQALTGVAGTGNLGTLTAGALESSNVDLSKELVNMIVAQRNYQSNAQTIKTQDQILNTLVNLR
- the flgD gene encoding flagellar hook assembly protein FlgD, whose amino-acid sequence is MSIAVGVNEKQATTTLQSSSSSSDTSAADLQSNFLTLLVTQLQNQDPTNPMDNSQLTSQLAQINTLSGIEKLNTTLGSISGQITSGQSLQASTLIGHGVMVDGSQILVGTSTTTPFGVELGQASTSTTATIKDASGAVIQTIDLGAQSAGVHTFQWDGKAADGTTAADGKYTVSISASNATGQLVAQPLNYAYVSGVSSNAKGAVLDLGTMGTTTLDNVRQII
- the flgC gene encoding flagellar basal body rod protein FlgC, yielding MALLNIFNIAGSAMAAQSQRLNVSASNLANADSVTGPDGQPYVAKQVVFQTDAAPGSPTGGVKVAQVIDDPAPARLVYEPGNPMADAKGYVKMPNVDVVGETVNTMSASRSYQANVEVLNTVKQMMLKTLTMGQ
- the flgB gene encoding flagellar basal body rod protein FlgB produces the protein MLDKLDAALRFNTEALNLRAQRQEILASNIANADTPGYQARDIDFASQMNKVLEQGRAQGSGLSLAVTSARHIPAENLQPPSMDLMYRVPDQPALDGNTVDMDRERTEFADNSLKYQTDLMAISSQIKGMMSVLQGQ
- the flgA gene encoding flagellar basal body P-ring formation chaperone FlgA; its protein translation is MRGYTGLLAALLALISVSASAVDLNAQLNEFFKNRYGQSGQSADNLTVVVKTPQNMWPACEQPQFSLPGNSRMWGNISVAANCDQNRRYIQVQVQVTGQYLVATRQVVRGAAIAATDMRMEQGRLDTLPARTLMNVDEAVGAIALRDINPGQPVTMTMMRQPWQVKAGQMVTVTASGNGFNISSEGKAMNNATAAQTVRVRMSSGQIVMGKVDANGNILISL